In Scleropages formosus chromosome 18, fSclFor1.1, whole genome shotgun sequence, one DNA window encodes the following:
- the LOC108924338 gene encoding mucin-6: protein MDSHLAAVLKRSTANLLDKTHFSEGEDELMPTKPLTLTETQVQPIDLSLKSPCPFFYPLDHKQILPCDNETNSSHLGKNRGQGCVLREVEDKTDGKIALKEHSLCDSLSSDEGSTPVSSVDLNHSCDSLVDVKEEVEEVCIGELHGYCEDYSCTPLFLNEIKPLDKDSTENTVCGSNVNIDKVSKDMAEQLASVVETQKPDLNLNAKYPSKTATGLSGKVPLNSKGCIVTNELSEKGLSAQSSDGTDEGCPNLGQQESDFSVVPSGSGKGPYGLRQEMGDETNINRVDTLKGVKRKVEEGEILNLSLSKIGGKRGVYRIDQLLEEETLNEMTPVMQMEVKEEEHELNFFLRKEESVIVSHWEPNLSHTLPVTLSHSPASDTDDFDTAGLLLIDDQGIPYFLTPDGEKVAQVTPPKSCKGSAAILPKSKTKQVEVKDCPAALFCDSELPKKDSTQAVPSTPQEMSPHHNSAELLESRETVMPLDTKSAQGTPITSPPSNSSFESPSLSDLATHTIQDLGNPKCNVLALSSQLPNPPLTEPNSGTSLLALSLPVSLKQNPPPTPLLLVLSPVAPSPNTPSSSTSSFSVTDTTASSLVPSRTQSPSPAPVSLSSVSTVSSSPSSSSPPTNDPDCSAPTAPISGNSNCSQPVPNSPTTSLSGNGKPVEPDLTSKKIVPKCSPLHGVLKQDDSSESTLPSFVETQTESTSPVTASVCPDKTLRSASPLSSLDPSLHACSRGSPSLDTQPVLTSDTPGETFGLDESHYPVCSTPPSTVIFPSNHPKNFTLSSTCPRRILYCQFCPRAFYYLSDLERHSITHSQSKPHVCPLCSKAFKRSSHLERHKHIHTGQRNFICPICSKRFREAGELLRHQRVHTGEKPFQCPLCHMRFAERNTLRRHTKRKHQEPIGQVDADGMQGNQGESAEWYSCTVPDSDSDTELDKE, encoded by the coding sequence ATGGATTCTCATTTGGCAGCTGTCCTGAAAAGGAGCACGGCAAATTTGCTGGATAAAACCCATTTTTCAGAGGGTGAGGATGAACTAATGCCAACGAAACCCTTGACATTGACAGAGACTCAAGTTCAGCCTATTGATCTGTCACTGAAATCACCTTGTCCTTTTTTCTACCCCCTGGATCACAAGCAAATACTCCCTTGTGACAATGAAACAAACTCATCCCACTTGGGAAAAAACAGAGGGCAGGGGTGTGTGTTAAGAGAGGTGGAAGACAAAACAGATGGCAAGATTGCTTTGAAAGAACACAGCCTGTGTGACTCCCTCTCATCAGATGAGGGATCCACACCTGTTTCTTCTGTAGACTTGAATCACAGCTGTGATTCCCTGGTGGATGTGAAAGAGGAAGTAGAGGAGGTGTGCATTGGGGAACTGCATGGGTACTGCGAGGACTACTCTTGCACACCATTATTTCTCAATGAGATAAAACCTTTGGACAAAGACTCAACAGAGAACACTGTCTGTGGCAGTAATGTCAACATAGACAAAGTGTCCAAAGACATGGCAGAGCAGCTGGCATCTGTTGTTGAAACACAAAAACCTGACTTGAATTTGAATGCTAAGTACCCATCTAAAACAGCAACAGGACTAAGTGGGAAGGTCCCGCTAAACTCAAAGGGTTGTATTGTTACAAATGAACTGTCTGAGAAAGGACTCTCAGCTCAAAGTAGTGACGGGACAGATGAAGGCTGTCCAAATCTTGGGCAGCAAGAATCCGACTTTTCAGTGGTTCCTTCAGGCAGTGGGAAGGGGCCCTATGGATTAAGACAAGAAATGGGTGatgaaacaaatataaacagAGTGGATACACTAAAGGGAGTTAAGAGGAAAGTGGAAGAGGGAGAAATCCTGAACTTAAGCTTGTCAAAAATTGGAGGAAAGCGAGGCGTGTACAGGATTGACCAATTATTGGAAGaagaaacattaaatgaaatgaCACCAGTAATGCAAATGGAAGTAAAGGAGGAAGAACACGagcttaacttttttttaaggaaagaaGAGTCAGTTATTGTTTCACATTGGGAGCCTAATCTTTCCCACACTCTTCCTGTCACTCTATCTCATTCTCCTGCCTCTGACACAGATGATTTTGACACTGCTGGCCTACTTCTTATAGATGACCAAGGAATACCATACTTTCTTACCCCAGATGGTGAAAAAGTTGCTCAAGTGACGCCTCCCAAATCTTGCAAAGGTTCAGCTGCCATACTGCCAAAatctaaaacaaaacaagtagAAGTAAAGGATTGCCCAGCTGCATTGTTCTGTGACAGTGAGCTTCCTAAGAAAGATTCAACACAAGCTGTACCTTCCACTCCTCAAGAAATGTCTCCGCATCATAACTCTGCTGAATTATTAGAATCCCGAGAGACTGTTATGCCTTTGGATACTAAATCAGCCCAAGGTACTCCAATCACTAGCCCACCTTCTAATTCATCCTTTGAATCACCCTCACTGTCAGATTTAGCCACCCATACAATCCAGGATCTGGGTAATccaaaatgtaatgtacttgCTCTTTCTTCCCAGCTTCCCAATCCCCCATTAACCGAGCCCAACTCGGGCACAAGTTTGCTGGCTCTTTCCCTTCCTGTTTCCCTCAAGCAAAATCCACCACCTACCCCTTTGCTTCTTGTTCTGTCACCTGTTGCACCCTCACCAAATACCCCTTCATCTTCCACCTCTTCCTTCAGTGTCACTGACACCACAGCTTCTTCACTTGTACCTTCCAGGACACAGTCTCCGTCTCCTGCTCcagtttctctctcttctgtctCAACTGTTAGTTCTTCCCCATCCAGTTCTTCACCCCCTACTAATGATCCTGATTGCAGTGCCCCAACAGCCCCCATCTCAGGAAACAGCAACTGTTCTCAACCTGTTCCCAATTCTCCCACCACATCCTTGTCAGGGAATGGCAAACCAGTTGAACCTGACCTAACATCCAAAAAGATAGTACCTAAATGTTCCCCACTCCATGGGGTTCTTAAACAAGATGACTCCTCTGAATCTACATTACCTTCTTTTGTTGAAACCCAGACTGAATCCACATCTCCAGTCACTGCCTCAGTATGTCCTGACAAAACCCTCAGATCAGCCTCACCTCTGTCTTCCCTTGATCCATCTTTGCATGCATGCTCCAGAGGTTCTCCTTCTCTTGACACTCAGCCTGTGCTCACCTCTGATACTCCTGGAGAGACTTTTGGTCTTGATGAGTCACATTATCCAGTCTGCAGTACACCCCCTTCAACAGTCATTTTCCCCAGCAACCATCCAAAAAACTTCACTTTGTCTTCCACATGTCCTCGGCGCATTCTGTACTGCCAGTTCTGTCCACGTGCTTTTTACTACCTCTCTGATCTCGAGCGCCACTCCATCACCCACTCCCAGAGCAAGCCACATGTTTGCCCGCTTTGCAGTAAAGCCTTCAAGCGCTCCAGCCATCTGGAGCGACACAAGCACATCCACACGGGCCAAAGAAACTTCATCTGCCCCATCTGCTCAAAAAGGTTCCGCGAAGCTGGGGAGCTGCTCAGGCACCAGCGAGTGCACACAGGCGAAAAGCCCTTCCAgtgcccactgtgccacatgcGTTTTGCAGAGCGCAACACACTGCGTCGACACACTAAGCGAAAGCATCAGGAACCGATTGGGCAGGTAGACGCTGATGGCATGCAGGGGAACCAGGGGGAAAGTGCAGAATGGTATAGCTGCACTGTGCCTGACTCGGACTCCGACACTGAGCTGGACAAAGAGTAG
- the LOC108924398 gene encoding myocardin isoform X1, with amino-acid sequence MTLLASERSLLIRNKFRSVLQLRIQNRRQQNEVSADAGVKTTNDSQLGEKESSSVCLPDDNTTQKLPPSGLSTDTANSTAQDWGSGAGQKQKRARLAEDLSEKIQRRPGPLELLQKHILPLETAAVPFPQLSDLSEDEISCCSSSSSPEQLGVHQSPSFSASPGVTGDQSLSDLSPGSTVLSQSPTHFQCSLALPPATEDINQPMTVTVVDSDSLATSRRAKGIFFTTQATPLLPKTAQPPTSPPPQSTLGSSVPPTRPPRSKKPRDSKPKMKKLKYHQYIPPDQRGGTGGGVGGGAPQRSSTSAPPIDPAYSRLLQQQQVFLQLQILNQQQQQQQIAITPSGDPQIVRFSGATPAACPQPVPIATNSSSDPNPSHKPELLPPNLDDLTVSELRQQLRKRGLPVSGTKPSLLERLRPYQLPRPCLPPVPLCPPATPSLAANMNQNSPSDPASAYIPHNNMATRGSPNGSEQSRLRVGFLTTTPATTVSSLSLPSSSPLSSGTSWRSGQAAEELSVELEMRERMRSRPRERPQEMAVNIGGDSSSESSLHPFLQQETGCQKETSETDGAEVLFTQVLCCQPCDVIGQDFELPMQITASPPQITSGGRSLEEELQEAIQRVLMAPSQSIDDILDEPISCTDAVSSVSELQAAAGPVSGTSSPSLIDQSNSFPHPPKDENLLSSPLCSSLLLELPPSPSNISQLAPPQPPPPPPICTTPPTTTLSRKRREAATFDPADWLESLTSGLRPLTPPAAPFVETDFGLDSDLNVNRVLDMMVEQW; translated from the exons ATGACCCTGCTGGCCTCTGAAAGGTCTCTTCTCATACGAAACAAGTTTCGTTCAG TCCTGCAGCTGCGAATACAGAACCGCAGGCAGCAAAATGAAGTCAGTGCAGATGCTG GTGTGAAAACCACCAATGACTCTCAACTGGGAGAGAAGGAATCTAGCAGTGTG TGTCTGCCCGATGACAACACCACTCAGAAGTTGCCCCCTAGTGGGCTGAGCACAGACACTgcaaacagcacagcacaag ACTGGGGTAGTGGGGCAGGGCAGAAGCAGAAAAGAGCCCGGCTCGCAGAGGATCTCAGTGAGAAGATCCAGCGCCGGCCAGGCCCTCTAGAGTTGCTGCAGAAGCACATCCTACCCTTGGAAACTG CTGCAGTTCCTTTCCCGCAGCTGTCAGATCTCTCTGAAGATGAGATATCTTGctgctcctcctcatcatctccCGAGCAACTCGGGGTTCATCAGTCACCAAGCTTCTCTGCATCTCCAGGTGTAACAGGTGACCAGTCGCTAAGCGATTTGTCACCTGGCTCCACTGTCCTTAGCCAGAGCCCCACCCACTTTCAG TGTAGCCTAGCATTGCCCCCGGCAACCGAGGACATAAATCAGCCAATGACAGTAACTGTGGTTGATTCAGACTCCTTGGCAACATCCAGGAGAGCCAAGGGAATCTTTTTTACCACTCAGGCTACACCACTGCTGCCAAAG ACAGCCCAGCCACCGACAAGTCCTCCACCTCAGTCTACTCTTGGCTCTTCTGTCCCTCCCACTCGGCCACCCCGCTCAAAAAAGCCCCGTGATTCTAAACCCAAAATGAAGAAACTCAAATACCACCAGTATATTCCCCCTGACCAGAGGGGTGGAACTGGGGGTGGAGTTGGAGGAGGTGCTCCACAGAGGAGCTCCACCTCTGCTCCGCCCATTGACCCTGCTTATTCGCGCCTCCTACAGCAACAGCAGgtgtttctgcagctgcagATCTTAAaccagcaacaacagcagcaacagatTGCTATAACACCCAG TGGTGACCCTCAAATAGTAAGGTTTTCTGGGGCCACACCAGCAGCCTGCCCCCAACCGGTCCCCATAGCAACGAACTCCAGCAGTGACCCAAATCCCAGCCACAAACCTGAGCTTCTCCCCCCCAACCTTGATGATCTAACG GTCTCAGAGCTACGGCAGCAACTCCGTAAGCGAGGGCTGCCAGTCTCTGGCACCAAGCCCTCCCTCTTGGAGCGGCTGCGACCCTACCAGCTCCCTCGTCCGTGCCTACCCCCTGTGCCTCTCTGCCCACCAGCGACCCCGTCGCTGGCTGCAAACATGAATCAAAATTCCCCCAGTGACCCAGCTAGTGCCTACATCCCACACAATAATATGGCAACAAGAGGAAGCCCAAATGGGAGTGAGCAGAGCAGGCTGAGAGTAGGGTTCCTCACTACAACCCCTGCTACCACAGTCTCCAGCCTCTCGctcccttcttcttctcccttgTCCTCTGGGACGTCCTGGAGGTCAGGCCAGGCTGCTGAGGAGTTGAGCGTGGAGTTAGAGATGAGGGAGAGAATGAGGAGCCGCCCAAGGGAAAGACCTCAGGAAATGGCTGTTAACATAGGAGGAGACAGT TCCTCTGAAAGTTCCCTCCATCCGTTCCTGCAACAGGAAACAGGATGCCAAAAAGAAACCTCAGAAACTGATGGTGCAGAGGTGTTATTTACCCAG GTTCTTTGCTGTCAGCCCTGTGATGTCATTGGGCAGGATTTTGAGCTGCCCATGCAGATCACTGCTAGCCCACCTCAGATCACTTCTGGTGGTAGGAGTCTAGAGGAGGAGCTGCAAGAGGCCATCCAGAGAGTTCTG ATGGCTCCGAGCCAGTCTATAGATGACATTCTGGATGAACCTATTAGCTGTACAG ATGCAGTTTCCTCTGTCTCTGAACTCCAGGCTGCAGCAGGTCCTGTTTCAGGCACCTCTTCACCTTCCCTCATTGACCAATCAAATTCTTTTCCCCACCCACCCAAGGATGAAAACCTACTGTCCTCCCCTCTCTGTTCCTCTCTTCTCCTGGAGCTTCCGCCATCACCCTCAAACATTTCCCAACTTGCCCCACCACAgcctccaccaccacctcctaTTTGCACCACTCCTCCCACAACAACCTTGTCCAGAAAGAGACGAGAGGCTGCAACCTTTGACCCAGCTGACTGGCTAGAGTCGCTGACCTCTGGCCTgcgacctctgacccctccaGCCGCACCATTTGTTGAAACCGACTTCGGTCTGGACTCGGATCTCAATGTGAATCGTGTTTTGGATATGATGGTGGAACAGTGGTGA
- the LOC108924398 gene encoding myocardin isoform X2: protein MTLLASERSLLIRNKFRSVLQLRIQNRRQQNEVSADAGVKTTNDSQLGEKESSSVCLPDDNTTQKLPPSGLSTDTANSTAQDWGSGAGQKQKRARLAEDLSEKIQRRPGPLELLQKHILPLETAAVPFPQLSDLSEDEISCCSSSSSPEQLGVHQSPSFSASPGVTGDQSLSDLSPGSTVLSQSPTHFQCSLALPPATEDINQPMTVTVVDSDSLATSRRAKGIFFTTQATPLLPKTAQPPTSPPPQSTLGSSVPPTRPPRSKKPRDSKPKMKKLKYHQYIPPDQRGGTGGGVGGGAPQRSSTSAPPIDPAYSRLLQQQQVFLQLQILNQQQQQQQIAITPSGDPQIVRFSGATPAACPQPVPIATNSSSDPNPSHKPELLPPNLDDLTVSELRQQLRKRGLPVSGTKPSLLERLRPYQLPRPCLPPVPLCPPATPSLAANMNQNSPSDPASAYIPHNNMATRGSPNGSEQSRLRVGFLTTTPATTVSSLSLPSSSPLSSGTSWRSGQAAEELSVELEMRERMRSRPRERPQEMAVNIGGDSSSESSLHPFLQQETGCQKETSETDGAEVLFTQVLCCQPCDVIGQDFELPMQITASPPQITSGGRSLEEELQEAIQRVLDENLLSSPLCSSLLLELPPSPSNISQLAPPQPPPPPPICTTPPTTTLSRKRREAATFDPADWLESLTSGLRPLTPPAAPFVETDFGLDSDLNVNRVLDMMVEQW from the exons ATGACCCTGCTGGCCTCTGAAAGGTCTCTTCTCATACGAAACAAGTTTCGTTCAG TCCTGCAGCTGCGAATACAGAACCGCAGGCAGCAAAATGAAGTCAGTGCAGATGCTG GTGTGAAAACCACCAATGACTCTCAACTGGGAGAGAAGGAATCTAGCAGTGTG TGTCTGCCCGATGACAACACCACTCAGAAGTTGCCCCCTAGTGGGCTGAGCACAGACACTgcaaacagcacagcacaag ACTGGGGTAGTGGGGCAGGGCAGAAGCAGAAAAGAGCCCGGCTCGCAGAGGATCTCAGTGAGAAGATCCAGCGCCGGCCAGGCCCTCTAGAGTTGCTGCAGAAGCACATCCTACCCTTGGAAACTG CTGCAGTTCCTTTCCCGCAGCTGTCAGATCTCTCTGAAGATGAGATATCTTGctgctcctcctcatcatctccCGAGCAACTCGGGGTTCATCAGTCACCAAGCTTCTCTGCATCTCCAGGTGTAACAGGTGACCAGTCGCTAAGCGATTTGTCACCTGGCTCCACTGTCCTTAGCCAGAGCCCCACCCACTTTCAG TGTAGCCTAGCATTGCCCCCGGCAACCGAGGACATAAATCAGCCAATGACAGTAACTGTGGTTGATTCAGACTCCTTGGCAACATCCAGGAGAGCCAAGGGAATCTTTTTTACCACTCAGGCTACACCACTGCTGCCAAAG ACAGCCCAGCCACCGACAAGTCCTCCACCTCAGTCTACTCTTGGCTCTTCTGTCCCTCCCACTCGGCCACCCCGCTCAAAAAAGCCCCGTGATTCTAAACCCAAAATGAAGAAACTCAAATACCACCAGTATATTCCCCCTGACCAGAGGGGTGGAACTGGGGGTGGAGTTGGAGGAGGTGCTCCACAGAGGAGCTCCACCTCTGCTCCGCCCATTGACCCTGCTTATTCGCGCCTCCTACAGCAACAGCAGgtgtttctgcagctgcagATCTTAAaccagcaacaacagcagcaacagatTGCTATAACACCCAG TGGTGACCCTCAAATAGTAAGGTTTTCTGGGGCCACACCAGCAGCCTGCCCCCAACCGGTCCCCATAGCAACGAACTCCAGCAGTGACCCAAATCCCAGCCACAAACCTGAGCTTCTCCCCCCCAACCTTGATGATCTAACG GTCTCAGAGCTACGGCAGCAACTCCGTAAGCGAGGGCTGCCAGTCTCTGGCACCAAGCCCTCCCTCTTGGAGCGGCTGCGACCCTACCAGCTCCCTCGTCCGTGCCTACCCCCTGTGCCTCTCTGCCCACCAGCGACCCCGTCGCTGGCTGCAAACATGAATCAAAATTCCCCCAGTGACCCAGCTAGTGCCTACATCCCACACAATAATATGGCAACAAGAGGAAGCCCAAATGGGAGTGAGCAGAGCAGGCTGAGAGTAGGGTTCCTCACTACAACCCCTGCTACCACAGTCTCCAGCCTCTCGctcccttcttcttctcccttgTCCTCTGGGACGTCCTGGAGGTCAGGCCAGGCTGCTGAGGAGTTGAGCGTGGAGTTAGAGATGAGGGAGAGAATGAGGAGCCGCCCAAGGGAAAGACCTCAGGAAATGGCTGTTAACATAGGAGGAGACAGT TCCTCTGAAAGTTCCCTCCATCCGTTCCTGCAACAGGAAACAGGATGCCAAAAAGAAACCTCAGAAACTGATGGTGCAGAGGTGTTATTTACCCAG GTTCTTTGCTGTCAGCCCTGTGATGTCATTGGGCAGGATTTTGAGCTGCCCATGCAGATCACTGCTAGCCCACCTCAGATCACTTCTGGTGGTAGGAGTCTAGAGGAGGAGCTGCAAGAGGCCATCCAGAGAGTTCTG GATGAAAACCTACTGTCCTCCCCTCTCTGTTCCTCTCTTCTCCTGGAGCTTCCGCCATCACCCTCAAACATTTCCCAACTTGCCCCACCACAgcctccaccaccacctcctaTTTGCACCACTCCTCCCACAACAACCTTGTCCAGAAAGAGACGAGAGGCTGCAACCTTTGACCCAGCTGACTGGCTAGAGTCGCTGACCTCTGGCCTgcgacctctgacccctccaGCCGCACCATTTGTTGAAACCGACTTCGGTCTGGACTCGGATCTCAATGTGAATCGTGTTTTGGATATGATGGTGGAACAGTGGTGA
- the ntd5 gene encoding beta-2-glycoprotein 1-like, translating to MDSFFLLLSVLAFIGSFISRATAEHVESCPDRIPGSQRRPNCPKSCSQGKNCPNKRQCVCYGQCGLSCVAPGRTCPWPPPPGSNTVAHLLSPAPTVSALLEIRCKPGFVMAGGLEAVTRHCQSNRQWSGEDPVCMAVLTTAPLSCPLPEEAMRGFTLQGSSAVGSSLRYGCHPGLTLVGNSENFCLENQTWQYPHPICQRVFCPPPTEVDQAYLVAVKRQEYEVGETIYYLCKKTYLLEGPNSVNCQSDGTWGPVPFCRARCTVPAQRSRVIIGGVKLWPYEIPDGVVQHGQNVTFYCKHPEKQCSFTAVQPCFDGDLRPPDCYIEPTWIRYKLFPHRLVSEIAPCDSSDQRPESSDQ from the exons ATggattcttttttcctcctactCTCTGTATTGGCTTTTATTGGGTCTTTCATCTCACGGGCAACTG CCGAGCACGTAGAATCATGTCCGGACAGAATTCCCGGTAGCCAGAGGAGACCGAACTGTCCTAAGTCCTGTTCGCAGGGCAAGAACTGCCCAAACAAacgtcagtgtgtgtgttacggaCAGTGCGGCTTGAGCTGCGTGGCTCCAG GACGCACATGCCCTTGGCCTCCGCCCCCTGGCTCCAACACTGTGGCTCACCTGCTGTCTCCGGCACCCACCGTTTCCGCTCTCCTTGAGATCCGCTGCAAGCCTGGTTTCGTTATGGCCGGTGGTTTGGAAGCAGTAACCCGCCACTGTCAAAGTAATCGCCAGTGGAGTGGGGAGGATCCGGTGTGCATGG CTGTTCTCACAACCGCCCCCCTTTCCTGCCCACTCCCAGAAGAGGCTATGCGTGGATTTACCCTCCAGGGCAGCTCTGCAGTGGGTTCCTCTCTTCGCTATGGCTGCCATCCTGG aCTCACATTGGTTGGAAACAGTGAAAATTTCTGTCTGGAGAATCAGACCTGGCAGTACCCTCATCCCATCTGTCAGC GAGTGTTTTGCCCCCCACCAACTGAAGTGGACCAGGCTTATTTGGTGGCTGTCAAGCGTCAAGAATATGAAGTGGGTGAGACCATCTATTACCTCTGCAAGAAGACATACCTTTTGGAGGGGCCTAATAGTGTTAACTGCCAGTCGGATGGCACTTGGGGCCCTGTTCCCTTTTGCAGAG CACGCTGCACAGTCCCAGCACAGCGCAGTCGTGTGATAATCGGAGGGGTGAAACTGTGGCCCTATGAGATTCCGGACGGGGTTGTCCAGCATGGGCAAAATGTTACCTTCTATTGCAAGCACCCAGAAAAACAGTGCAGTTTCACCGCTGTGCAGCCCTGCTTCGATGGGGACCTTAGACCCCCAGATTGCTACATCG AACCTACATGGATTCGGTACAAGCTCTTCCCTCATCGACTGGTTTCGGAAATTGCGCCCTGTGACTCCAGTGACCAGAGACCGGAGTCCAGCGACCAGTGA